The following is a genomic window from Hyphomicrobiales bacterium.
GGATTGAGGCGGCGCCCATGAGATACCGGCCGTTCGGCAATACGGGCTTGCGCGTCTCGGCCATCGGGCTTGGCTGCATGAGCATGTCGGGCGCCTATGGCCCTGCCGACGACAAGGAGTCCATCGCCACCATCCGCCGCGCCGTCGAACTCGGCGTCAACTTCCTCGACACGTCGGTCAGTTACGGCTGCGGCCACAACCAGGCGCTGATCGGCAAGGCGCTCAAGGGTTGCCGCGACAATGTCATCGTCCACTGCAAGTTCGGCACCCGGCGCGCCGGCGCCCGTCTGGTGAGCTCCAGCGCCGCCCCGGAGACGGTCCGCCGGGATTGCGAGCAGAGCCTGAAACGTTTCGGTTTCGAAATGATCGACATTTGGTGCCCTTCGCGGCCCGATCCGAATGTGCCCATCGAGGACACCGTCGGAGAAATGGTCCGGCTCAAGGAGGACGGCAAAATCCGCTTCCTGGGCCTCTCCGAGGCCGGCCCCACCTTCGTCCGCCGCGCCGCCGCCGTTCATCCGCTTGCTTCGTTGCAGATGGAATATTCGCTGTTCTCGCGCGATGCCGAGGCGCGCCACGTGGCCCTGTGCGAGGAGCTCGGCATGGGGCTAATGGGCTATGCGCCGATCTCCCGCGGCCTGTTGACCGAGACGATCGGCTCCGGCGGCTGGCAGGAGGGCGATGACCGGCCCGAGCGCGAGCGCTTCAAGGGCGAAAATCTGAAACGGAACCTCGCCCTGCGCCAGACCGCGCGCGACATCGCCGCGGAAAAGGGCGCGAGCCTGCCGCAGATCGCCATTGCCTAGCCCGGAATTCTCACACCGTCATGGGCGTCACGGAGGCGAATTTGCCGACAGGTCAGGAAAAGCATGCCGAGCGTAGTGGGGCTACGGTCAAATGCTTTGACACAGCCTGTCGGCAAATGCGCCCCGCCCTCCGGGTCGCCCCGGGCGGGCCTTCCGGTTCGTCGAAGTCCTCAACCGTAGGAAAGGCTACGCTTTTCGGACTTCTCCTGCCGGACCGGCGCCGCCCGAGGGCGATGACGCCTCGTGAGGGTGTGAGAAATCCGGGCTAGGTGCTGGCCAAGGACGGGCCGATCGTCCCCTTCCCCGGCAGCAAGAC
Proteins encoded in this region:
- a CDS encoding aldo/keto reductase, with protein sequence MRYRPFGNTGLRVSAIGLGCMSMSGAYGPADDKESIATIRRAVELGVNFLDTSVSYGCGHNQALIGKALKGCRDNVIVHCKFGTRRAGARLVSSSAAPETVRRDCEQSLKRFGFEMIDIWCPSRPDPNVPIEDTVGEMVRLKEDGKIRFLGLSEAGPTFVRRAAAVHPLASLQMEYSLFSRDAEARHVALCEELGMGLMGYAPISRGLLTETIGSGGWQEGDDRPERERFKGENLKRNLALRQTARDIAAEKGASLPQIAIA